In the genome of Streptomyces lydicus, the window GTACGGTCCCCGTCGGCCCGTACGCCGCCGATCCCGTCCGGGAGCGCCATGGGGCCGGTCACAGGGCCGGCGCCGAGGTCCGTACCCGACGTTGCCGTGCCGGCGGTAGCCGAGCCCGTGCCGGTGTGCGAGCCCGTGTCCCTACCCGAGCCCGTGTCCGAGCGCATGCCCGTGGCCGTGCCCGCGCCCACCGCGGTGCCGACGCCCGTCCCGGTACCGCTGCCCGTCCCGGTGCCGGTACCCGTCCCGGTGCCGGTGCGGTCCGAGGTGTCTCCCGTTGCGCCCGCGTGCGGCACCTGACGGGTCGGAGCCTCCGACTGCTCGCCGGACGCGGCCGGTTGTGCCGCACCGCGTCCGACCGTGCCCAGCGCCAGCGTCGACCAGCCGTGCAGCGCCGTCTCCGCCTCGGCCTCGACGGCCCGCAGCGCCTGCTCCACGACCTCGGCCGTCGGGCGGTCGGACGGCTCCTTGGCGAGCAGCGCCTCGATCAGCGGGCTCAGCGACCCGGCGCTGCGCGGCGCCTCGAGCGGATCCATGGCGATCGCGTACGCCGTCTCGACCGCGGTGTCCTTACGGAACGGGGGCCGTCCCTCGACCGCCTGATAGAGCGTCGCACCCAGCGCCCACAGGTCGGAGGCGGGCCCCGGGCTGCCGCTCCTGACCCGCTCGGGCGCCAAGTAGTCGATGGAGCCCACCAGCTCGCCCGTCTTGGTGAGCGTGGACGTACCACTGGCGACCGCGATACCGAAGTCGGTGAGCACGACCCGGCCGTCCTCACCGAGCAGCACGTTGCCCGGCTTGACGTCACGGTGCAGCACACCGGCGGAGTGTGCGGCCCGCAGCGCCGCCACCATGCCGCGTCCGATACGGGCGGCCTCCCGCGGCGTGAGCGAACTGTCCTGCCGCGCGGCTTCCTTGATGACGTCGCCGAGGGTCGTCGAGGGGACGTACTCCATGACGATGCACGGCATTCCGGCGTCGTCCACGACGTCGTGCACCCCCACCACATTGGGGTGGTTGATGCGCGCGGCGGCCTGCGCCTCGCGGGTGGTGCGCTCATAGCGCATCGCCAGTTCGTCCGCTTCGAGATACGGCGCCACGTGCAGACGCTTGACCGCGACCTGACGGCCAAGGACCTCATCGCGGGCCCGCCAGACGGTGCCCATACCGCCCTGGCCTATCCGCTCAACCAGGCGATACCGCCCGGCGACCAGTCGCCCCTCGTCCACCGACGCCGCCTCCGTCACCGCACGCCCCTCCGGAAACCCGTACGTATTCAAGGGGCAACGATAGTCGCCCATGCCGACGGAAAGCGCTCCGCCCACCGCCCGTCCGCACACGTGTTCCGGCTCGATGCCGAAGCGGAGGGTCATATGCGAGTGCACGAGTGGTTTCGGGACCCCCCAGGGGCATACCGGGGAGGCCCTCGGGGGATCTCAGGGATCTGCCAGGGTTTCCACTGATGCCCGGAGCGCGCCGCGCTTGTCACCATGGGTCCATGAACGATGCAGCCTCCGTCGACGAGTCGGCGCCCTCCGCCCCCGTCGGCCCCACGCCGCCGCAGGCCCCGCTGCGCCGCAGCCGGCGGTACAAGGTGATCGGCGGGGTGTGCGGCGGGCTGGGCCGCCAGTGGGATCTCGACCCGGTGATCTTCCGGATCGTGCTCGCCGTGCTCTCCGTCGGTGGTCTCGGCCTCATCGTCTACGGCTTCGCCTGGCTGCTCATCCCCCTCGACGGGGAGGACGAGAACGAGGGCCGCAGGCTGCTGTCCGGCCGGGTCGAGGGCTCCGCGCTGACGGCCCTGCTCTTCGCGCTGGTGGGCTGCGGACTGTTCCTGACGACCCTCGCCAAGGGCAGCATGCTGTCGTTCGCCATCATGCTGACGCTGGCGGCGGCGGGTTCCGCCTATTGGTCCCGACGGCGCCGGGAGATGGAGACCAAGGGACCGGAGTCGGTGGACGCCGCCACCGCCCAGGCCGTCGCCGATGCCCCGCCCGAGACCACGGCGCCCCCGGTGCCGACCAGTCCGTCCTGGTGGCGCAACCAGCGCTCCCGGGAGGCGGGCGGCCCGGGCTATCTGTGGGGGCCCGATAACACCCCGCTCCCGCTGGACATCACCTACCGCCCCGAGCACGGCGCGGGTGCGACGGCTGCTGACCGACCCCGCCCCCGGCCCGGCGCCGGCAGTCCGCCCGGCCCGGCGCCGTACGGCGCGCCGCCCGCCCCCGTCCCGCGCCGGACTCGCCCCAGCGGACGGCCGATCGGCGGCTGGACGTTCCTGCTCGCGCTGCTCGCCGGAGGGGCCACGGCCCATGCCGTCTCCCGCCAGGACGGCTTGGCGCCAGCCCTCCAGGCAGGGCTGGCAGCTGCGTTGGTCGTCTTCGGCCTGGGACTCGTCCTCAGCGCCTGGTGCGGGCGGACGGGCGGCGGCACGGTCTTCATGGTGGTGTGCACGACCGTGCTGCTGGCGGCCGCGACGGCGCTGCCCGACAACCTCACCGCCGACTGGCAGAAGCGCACCTGGACCCCCGCCACCCTCGCCTCCGTCCGGCCGCACTACGAGGTCGGTACGGGGGAAGGGAGGCTGGACCTCGGTGCCCTTCCCTTCAAGGACGGCCGTACGGTCCACACCAGCGCGCGGGTGGGCTTCGGCCGCCTCCAGGTGACGCTGCCGCAAGGGGTCACCACCCGCCTCCACATCTCCCTCGGCGTCGGCGGCATCCAGTTGCCCGGTGAATCGCCGCACCACATGAACGTCTCGCCGGGAGGTGAGCAGCGGACCCTCACACTGCCCGCCGACGGCCTCAAGAAGGGCGAGAAGCCGCGCGGCTCGCTGGATCTCGACCTCGAACTCGGCGCGGGCCAGGTCGCCATCGAGCGCACGACACCGGCCTCTCCCCCGTCGGAGCCCACCCCGTCGGCATCCTCACCGGGCGCCCCCTCTCCGTCGGCCCCCGCGCCGTCGGAGCCCACCCCTTCGGCAGCGTCGGCGCACACCTCACCGGCCTCCGCACGCCCACTCCCCGCACCGCCGACCGCCCCCACCCCCGAGGGAGCCCCCGAGTGAAACGTCATCGCTTCGAACCGGCTCGACTGATCGCGGGCCTCACCGCCCTCGCCATCGGCTCGGGCTACGGACTCGACGCCCTCGGCCTCTGGCAGGCCCCCGGCCACTGGCTCTTCCTCGCACTGCCCGCCGGCCTGATCCTCTCCGGCATCACCGCGGTCGTCCGGGCCACGACCCGCCGCAACACCCCGCACACCGCCCCGCCACCCCTGCCACCCACCTGACCGCCGTGACGCCCCCTGCCGCCCCTGCGCCGCCCTGGAACGAACGCCCCGCCCAGGCGGCGCGCTACCAGGTGCCGTCAACTCTCCAGCCGGGCAACGGCGTCCCGACCGGACAGTGGCTTCTCGGCCGGACAACGATGTCCTGGCCGATCAACGGCACCTCCACCGGACAACCACCTCCCGGCCGGCACCCTTGCCCCGACCAGATAACCCCCGCCCTGACCGGACACCGCGTCCCGCTAGCCGAACAACTGCGTCCCGTGCCGCTTGCGGCGGTGCGCCCAGGCCGAGTCCAGGGAGAACCTCGGGGTGCCGGCCAGTACGAGCGGGACCCAGGCCATCAGATAGGCGAGGTCGTTGCCGTAGTAGTACGGAGTGGTCGCCCAGCTCACGGTGAGCCACAGGGACAGCGAAATCAGCGCACCGCCCAGCGCCGCCAGCCGCCCCAGCAGGCCCACGAGGGTCCCGAGGCCCACCGCGAGTTCGCCCGCCGCGATGGCATAGCCGAAGCCCACCGGATTCTGCTGCGCGAGGTCCACGAGCTGCGGCAGCGCCGCCGCGTCATGGACCTGGCGCAGCGTTTCACCGATCGACCCCGCGCCACTGGCCGCCAGGAACGCATGATCCAGCAGCTTGTCGATGCCCGCGTAGAGGAAGGTCGCCCCCAGAAACAGCCGCAACGGCAGCAGCGCATGGCGCGCCAGCCGCCCCCGCAACCCGGCGCCGGAGCCCTCAACGGCCACTCCCCCCAGCTCGGCACCGATCGTGCGATTCGCGTGAACCATGACGTCCGCCTCTCCGTTGCCTCCGGGCGCAGACGATTGTGCCCCCGCCCGCGCCTCCTGGGGAGATACGTACGCACGTACGCGAGAGGTTCAACGGACCGATGCACTTCGGGCGGCCGCGGCACACAAAATCATCACGCAACGGCGGCCCCGGGCGATGCCGCACCGCCCCGGCCACCCCGGAGGCAGTTTCGCACCCCCGGACCCGCGACACCCTGGCGCCCTGGCCTCACCCGCCCCGCACCCCGGCCTCACCCGCCACGCCGTGGGCCTCCTCAGTCCAGCACGTCGACCGGGTAGCCGTTCGACTCCACGCCCGCCGCCGTGATCACCCGGACCGTCACCCGGCCCGGCTCGACATCGACCGGCACCGGGACGGTCAACACCCCGTCCGTCGGATTGGCGAAGCCGCCGGCCACCGGAACCAGGGGAACCGGAACGTGGACATCGCCGATCCGCACGACGGTCCGGGCGAGCCGGTCGGGGGTGCCGGCACCCGGCGGAACGAAGCCGGCGCCGCGGATCTCGATGTCGTCGCCGGTACGGACCGGTGCGGCAAGATCGCCCAGCTCACGGGAGCGGACGACGGAGAGGATCACCGGGCGCCCGCCCGCCACCGCCTTCCCCCACAGATAGGTCGCCCCGGAGAGGGCGAGGAGCACCACCAGCCCCCAGGGAAGCTGCGGCAGCTGCCCCGGCTGCCCGGCCAGCCGCACCAGGGCGCACACCAGCACGGCCGCATTCACCAGGACGTACTGCACATCCAGGAGGCTGCCCCGGCCCGCGTCGTCGGCCAGCAGGTCGGCGGCCCGCGGCCGCTGGGCGGGGACCTTCTGCAACCGCCCCGACCGCACCCGCGCGGCCACCAGCCCGTACGCCAGCACGGCCACCCCGCACCCGATGGCCAGGGTCGCCAACAGGGCACCGGACCACGCGAGTTCCAGGCCCTGGAGCTGCACTCGCCGCTCCCCCGGCCCGGCGGCCGCCGCCGGCTGCACGGCCGTCGTCAGCACGGCGTAGAGCACCGCGACCGCCCAGCCCGCCGCCACCGTCCGCGAGGTGGACAGCCGCCCGTCCTCGCCGATCAGCGGCGCCAGCGCCCCGCCGTGCGCACGGTGCCACCAGGCCGCCGCCGTCAGCCCCAGCGCGAGGACGACGGCCGCGAGCAGCCCCGCCGTACGGGATGCCGTCCAGCCACCGCCGATGGCGGTCAGCGCCTGCCCGAGCAGCAGCGCGGTCACCGCGCCCCAGACGACGAGCAGGGTGCGCCACCGTACGGAGGCCAGCCAGGCGGCCCCTTCGGCGGCGCCGCGCTTGGCCACCTCACGTGCGGACAGCGTCAGTTCGTCGGAGACCCACTGCCGGGCGGCGCCGGCGGAGCGGGCGAGCCCGGCCGGCACCCCGTGCCCGGCGGCGAAGTCCTCGCGCAGCGCGATGAACGCGGCGACCGCCTGCCGGTGCCCCGTACGGGCGCCGTGCGGGCACCGCCCGCACTGGCACTCGCCACCGGTGGCCCGCTCCGCGCCGTCCCCCGGCTCGCCCGTTCCGGCCATCCTGCCCGCCGCCTCAACCGACACGTCCGTTACCGCCCGCCGCCGCTCGCCGCCAACTTGTTGTCTCCAGAGGCGAATTGTGCCCCAGGCGGCCAGGGCGGATATCAAACGTCCAGTTGGTGACGGGTGGCAGGCGCATCGGCGCGTTGACGTACGAGATGAGACGGCCCCGCACCGTCACATGCGCCCCGGTGAGA includes:
- a CDS encoding serine/threonine-protein kinase; translated protein: MGTVWRARDEVLGRQVAVKRLHVAPYLEADELAMRYERTTREAQAAARINHPNVVGVHDVVDDAGMPCIVMEYVPSTTLGDVIKEAARQDSSLTPREAARIGRGMVAALRAAHSAGVLHRDVKPGNVLLGEDGRVVLTDFGIAVASGTSTLTKTGELVGSIDYLAPERVRSGSPGPASDLWALGATLYQAVEGRPPFRKDTAVETAYAIAMDPLEAPRSAGSLSPLIEALLAKEPSDRPTAEVVEQALRAVEAEAETALHGWSTLALGTVGRGAAQPAASGEQSEAPTRQVPHAGATGDTSDRTGTGTGTGTGTGSGTGTGVGTAVGAGTATGMRSDTGSGRDTGSHTGTGSATAGTATSGTDLGAGPVTGPMALPDGIGGVRADGDRTDVLSGGKASRKRRTARAVVWSVVGVLLAGGGAGTAWYLMHPDDSGTTQSASDKGAPAVPKAPDNSIGPPPPLPDGYGQQKESALGVSFPLPEGWTREPQDGGRQIVYSSKAERAQLTVSVLDFSSPDQVEHFKAVEAFFKKKYPVYTQLRMQPTTFQGDPAAIWECTFGGRARTFRAIDLGFGREGGKEYAIYVSAPQANWTKFERVFSVVKDGFRRTDPKA
- a CDS encoding TQO small subunit DoxD; its protein translation is MVHANRTIGAELGGVAVEGSGAGLRGRLARHALLPLRLFLGATFLYAGIDKLLDHAFLAASGAGSIGETLRQVHDAAALPQLVDLAQQNPVGFGYAIAAGELAVGLGTLVGLLGRLAALGGALISLSLWLTVSWATTPYYYGNDLAYLMAWVPLVLAGTPRFSLDSAWAHRRKRHGTQLFG
- a CDS encoding PspC domain-containing protein, which gives rise to MNDAASVDESAPSAPVGPTPPQAPLRRSRRYKVIGGVCGGLGRQWDLDPVIFRIVLAVLSVGGLGLIVYGFAWLLIPLDGEDENEGRRLLSGRVEGSALTALLFALVGCGLFLTTLAKGSMLSFAIMLTLAAAGSAYWSRRRREMETKGPESVDAATAQAVADAPPETTAPPVPTSPSWWRNQRSREAGGPGYLWGPDNTPLPLDITYRPEHGAGATAADRPRPRPGAGSPPGPAPYGAPPAPVPRRTRPSGRPIGGWTFLLALLAGGATAHAVSRQDGLAPALQAGLAAALVVFGLGLVLSAWCGRTGGGTVFMVVCTTVLLAAATALPDNLTADWQKRTWTPATLASVRPHYEVGTGEGRLDLGALPFKDGRTVHTSARVGFGRLQVTLPQGVTTRLHISLGVGGIQLPGESPHHMNVSPGGEQRTLTLPADGLKKGEKPRGSLDLDLELGAGQVAIERTTPASPPSEPTPSASSPGAPSPSAPAPSEPTPSAASAHTSPASARPLPAPPTAPTPEGAPE